One Chordicoccus furentiruminis DNA window includes the following coding sequences:
- a CDS encoding DUF6551 family protein, with amino-acid sequence MDESMLTERQKRCIPDVTFELIPIRNLVSNQDYQRPLSEGHIRKTVEEFDIYQINPVKVSRRDGINFVFDGQHTVEIVASVSGSRDTPVWCMVYEMQYTEEAHTFANQQKHVKSLVPYETFKAHIEAGDPKQMMIKSIVESYGLRVTSTQQLNGVCAISTLEKIYDKYGQAVMDSALRLAVGTWEGEANSLSGNMLMAIARILVAYGDSLKEDVFKDHLGQVSVKSIIRTAKERRPGAMGFAEAMMIQYNLKNKRRLSLRTLYGAKDMTFEETDDGSEDTETAEQQVEGVGTAAEETGPDNA; translated from the coding sequence CGCTGCATACCGGATGTGACGTTTGAACTGATACCGATCCGGAACCTGGTATCGAACCAGGATTATCAGCGCCCGCTTTCGGAAGGGCATATCCGGAAAACGGTAGAGGAATTTGACATATATCAGATTAACCCGGTTAAGGTGAGTCGCCGGGACGGGATCAATTTTGTTTTTGACGGTCAGCATACGGTTGAAATCGTCGCTTCTGTGTCCGGCTCCCGGGATACGCCGGTTTGGTGTATGGTGTATGAAATGCAGTATACGGAGGAAGCGCATACTTTTGCCAACCAGCAGAAGCATGTCAAGAGCCTTGTGCCGTACGAAACCTTCAAGGCGCATATCGAGGCTGGCGATCCGAAACAGATGATGATCAAATCCATCGTGGAGTCCTATGGGCTAAGGGTGACCAGCACGCAGCAGCTGAATGGCGTATGTGCCATTTCAACACTGGAAAAAATCTACGATAAATATGGTCAGGCAGTGATGGACAGCGCACTTCGTCTTGCTGTAGGGACATGGGAGGGTGAAGCGAATTCCCTTTCAGGCAATATGCTGATGGCGATTGCCCGTATCCTTGTGGCCTATGGCGATTCACTCAAGGAAGATGTGTTCAAGGACCATCTGGGTCAGGTGTCTGTGAAGTCCATCATCCGCACGGCCAAGGAACGTCGGCCGGGAGCTATGGGCTTTGCGGAGGCAATGATGATCCAATACAATTTGAAAAACAAACGAAGGCTTTCCTTGAGAACGCTTTACGGCGCAAAAGACATGACCTTTGAAGAGACAGATGATGGCAGCGAGGATACGGAAACGGCTGAACAGCAGGTTGAAGGGGTAGGAACTGCTGCAGAGGAAACAGGCCCAGACAATGCATGA